One stretch of Riemerella columbina DNA includes these proteins:
- the porU gene encoding type IX secretion system sortase PorU, with protein sequence MKRFVFLYIAVISVLCARAQTYTIHWEGNQTITYAQGKTVTLPSFNNEHFVFDQGQIYLQNSQKTTALQALSVSQMHWEKLPKNLWYDLQLHEVTPDEEADFNPESHTDTAGMFINYRIKAIKRINDEIYRLTSYTLTPQTPQVQTTAQQFKNLGNSADSPLATGTFYKIKVDKTGVFKITTAFLKENGIDPNSVNPKHLRIYGNGGLMLPEYNRDVYYSTLQENAIEVVGEDDEQWNDEDFALFYAQGPNGFGLYNRGHRRRETRTDRSYNVVNIYDESAYYFLSFDQGEGKRITTETNTPTNTFKREYDDYQYLNEEKNNLRGIGRLWVGDAFTNPQDITFNTPEPIPAQSETIYRARVATSNAQNAKISLNFNGEEASLTAGKNFGTLVFNFSTNNITGNTLKFNFTPDISPNPNALFYLDYVEVLYKQPLKFNGNLLAFRDFSISEGSGMVYGFEISNAGGIDRVWNVADVTNVRHKPNMSGNADTFQLSYLANSDLFNNEFIAFNMAAAQVPTFVGRIENQNLAALTDTDYLIITSPALVGEAQRLARYHQEQNHFKVAIVEPEKIYNEYSSGGQDITAIRNFIAHLKNNGNLKYVLILGDTSYDYRGKISKNPYLIPSYESESSLSFDQSFVTDDYFVMSSPQRSSSLSNIFPDLPIGRLPAQNASEAKTLIDKTLAYYNQLANQSTPFGDWKMNMDFVVDDDNDGGTPFHTEINAVLKNIFQDGTDKKEYHIRKLYLDAFAPESTAGGQRYPAVQQGINTAISNSLFLMYFGHGGVNGWAQERVLTVPDIQSFNNFSRTYSRFPLVSTITCEFTLWDNPAISSAGEIMMKHPQGGPATMITSSRELGVNYGKRFSRKFLEHLFQINANQNFNRLGDAFLSAKIAFGAHPDHLKVNFLGDPAMQLSRPQPHIIIDEIIKPTTNSIRALDFIKIKGHITTPQGSTDTDFNGKVIISLFDKFQNKSTRNNDGNLTPILHYKEEGNPIVKSSGTATAGEFELEFYIPKDIDFDMGDGRLLLYADNQKRDVYHSETVTIGGINPNGINDNEPPKIKLFMNNTNFADGGITNENPILLACLTDNMGINATGAGIGHDITMVLDGEVINTKVLNDYFSPGEGNGCISTQLKDFQKGTVNYAFQNLKPGNHQLVLKVWDINNNSASASLNFIVRPQGEENLVVKRLLNWPNPFTNKTYIHFEHNCPDLLEVTAQIYTITGKLVKTIHQAVSSEPFREGFRTGREQIEWDGTDQYGAHVGKGSYIYKVFVKSANQGTCKGSVTQTEKMILLK encoded by the coding sequence AACGGTAACGCTGCCCAGCTTTAACAATGAACATTTTGTATTTGACCAAGGGCAAATTTACCTCCAAAATAGCCAAAAGACAACAGCACTACAAGCATTGAGCGTTAGCCAGATGCATTGGGAAAAACTTCCAAAAAATCTTTGGTACGATCTACAACTCCACGAAGTTACCCCAGATGAAGAAGCCGATTTTAACCCTGAAAGCCATACGGACACAGCGGGGATGTTCATCAATTATAGAATTAAAGCCATTAAGCGCATCAATGATGAAATTTATCGGCTGACATCCTACACGCTCACGCCACAAACGCCACAAGTCCAGACCACAGCGCAACAGTTTAAAAATCTCGGCAATAGCGCTGATTCTCCATTGGCGACGGGAACTTTCTATAAGATAAAAGTGGACAAAACAGGCGTTTTCAAAATCACTACAGCGTTTTTAAAAGAAAACGGCATAGACCCCAATAGCGTCAATCCCAAGCATTTAAGGATTTATGGCAACGGCGGACTGATGCTCCCAGAATACAATCGGGATGTTTATTATTCCACCCTCCAAGAAAATGCGATAGAAGTGGTGGGCGAAGATGATGAACAATGGAACGATGAGGATTTCGCTCTTTTTTATGCACAAGGTCCCAATGGTTTTGGGCTTTATAATAGAGGACACCGCCGCCGTGAAACCCGCACAGACCGTTCTTATAATGTGGTCAATATCTATGATGAATCCGCCTATTATTTCCTCAGTTTTGACCAAGGCGAAGGCAAAAGAATCACCACCGAGACCAACACACCAACCAATACTTTCAAACGAGAGTATGATGATTATCAATACCTCAACGAGGAGAAAAACAACCTCCGCGGCATTGGGAGATTATGGGTAGGCGATGCCTTTACCAATCCGCAAGATATTACCTTTAACACGCCAGAGCCCATTCCTGCACAAAGCGAAACCATCTACCGCGCCCGTGTGGCAACCAGCAATGCGCAAAATGCAAAAATAAGCCTCAATTTCAATGGCGAAGAAGCCAGCCTCACCGCAGGCAAAAATTTTGGTACTTTAGTCTTTAATTTCAGTACGAATAACATCACGGGGAATACCTTAAAGTTTAACTTCACACCAGACATCAGCCCTAATCCTAATGCGCTTTTCTACTTAGATTATGTGGAGGTTTTATATAAACAACCGCTCAAATTTAACGGAAATCTATTGGCATTTAGAGATTTTAGCATTAGCGAAGGTTCTGGAATGGTGTATGGCTTTGAAATCAGTAATGCTGGCGGCATAGACCGTGTATGGAATGTTGCCGATGTGACCAATGTCCGCCACAAACCCAATATGAGTGGCAACGCTGATACTTTCCAACTTTCATATCTCGCCAATTCAGACCTTTTTAATAATGAGTTTATCGCTTTTAATATGGCGGCAGCGCAAGTACCTACTTTTGTGGGAAGAATCGAAAACCAAAATTTGGCAGCGCTTACAGATACGGATTACCTCATCATTACCTCGCCTGCGTTGGTGGGAGAAGCCCAGCGCTTGGCTCGTTATCATCAGGAGCAAAACCACTTTAAAGTCGCGATAGTAGAGCCAGAGAAAATCTACAACGAGTACAGCTCTGGTGGGCAGGATATTACCGCCATTCGGAATTTTATAGCCCACCTTAAAAATAACGGCAACCTTAAATATGTCCTCATCTTGGGCGATACATCCTACGATTACAGAGGCAAAATATCAAAGAACCCTTACCTTATTCCGTCTTATGAGAGTGAGAGTAGCCTCTCTTTTGATCAATCCTTTGTTACCGATGATTATTTTGTGATGAGTAGCCCACAGCGGTCTTCATCGTTAAGTAACATCTTCCCTGATCTGCCTATTGGTAGGCTACCAGCCCAAAACGCCAGCGAAGCAAAGACCCTTATCGATAAAACGTTGGCATATTATAACCAACTTGCCAACCAATCCACGCCGTTTGGTGATTGGAAGATGAATATGGATTTTGTGGTTGATGATGACAATGATGGCGGTACCCCTTTCCACACGGAAATCAACGCGGTTTTAAAAAACATCTTCCAAGATGGCACAGATAAAAAAGAATACCACATCAGAAAGCTTTACCTTGATGCTTTTGCACCTGAGAGCACCGCTGGAGGACAGCGCTATCCTGCCGTACAACAAGGCATCAATACTGCCATAAGCAACAGTTTATTCCTGATGTATTTTGGGCACGGCGGTGTCAATGGTTGGGCGCAAGAGCGGGTGCTCACGGTGCCAGACATTCAAAGTTTCAATAACTTCAGCCGCACCTATAGCCGCTTTCCGTTGGTATCCACCATCACTTGTGAGTTTACCCTTTGGGACAACCCTGCCATCAGCTCCGCAGGAGAGATTATGATGAAACACCCCCAAGGCGGTCCTGCCACTATGATTACTTCCAGCCGAGAGCTCGGCGTTAACTATGGCAAGAGGTTCAGCCGCAAATTCTTGGAACATCTATTCCAAATCAATGCTAACCAAAATTTCAACCGCTTAGGCGATGCCTTCCTCTCTGCAAAAATAGCTTTTGGGGCACACCCAGACCACCTCAAAGTCAACTTTTTAGGCGACCCTGCTATGCAACTGAGCCGCCCTCAGCCTCACATCATCATTGATGAAATTATCAAGCCTACCACCAACAGCATCAGAGCTTTGGATTTCATCAAGATTAAAGGGCATATTACCACACCGCAAGGTAGTACAGACACCGATTTTAACGGTAAAGTGATCATCAGCCTCTTTGATAAATTTCAAAATAAAAGCACCCGAAATAATGATGGCAACCTGACGCCAATTCTCCATTATAAAGAAGAAGGTAACCCCATTGTAAAATCTTCGGGCACCGCTACTGCAGGAGAGTTTGAGTTGGAATTCTACATCCCGAAAGATATTGATTTTGATATGGGCGATGGGCGCCTCCTCCTCTATGCCGATAACCAAAAACGAGATGTCTACCACTCTGAAACCGTTACCATCGGCGGCATTAACCCTAATGGCATCAACGATAACGAACCGCCAAAAATAAAACTCTTTATGAACAATACCAACTTTGCAGATGGCGGCATTACCAATGAGAACCCTATTCTATTGGCGTGTTTAACGGATAACATGGGCATCAATGCGACTGGTGCAGGCATAGGGCATGATATTACTATGGTCTTAGATGGTGAGGTGATTAACACCAAGGTGCTTAATGACTACTTCTCCCCTGGGGAAGGCAACGGCTGTATCTCCACACAACTGAAGGACTTCCAAAAAGGTACTGTGAACTACGCGTTCCAAAACTTGAAACCAGGCAACCATCAGTTGGTATTAAAAGTTTGGGATATTAACAATAATTCGGCGTCGGCATCGTTAAACTTTATAGTAAGACCTCAGGGCGAAGAAAACTTGGTGGTTAAAAGGCTACTGAACTGGCCTAACCCTTTTACCAATAAAACCTATATCCACTTTGAGCACAACTGTCCAGACCTATTGGAGGTGACCGCTCAAATTTATACCATTACAGGGAAATTGGTAAAAACCATCCACCAAGCCGTAAGCTCCGAACCGTTTAGAGAAGGCTTCCGCACGGGTAGAGAACAGATAGAATGGGATGGCACAGACCAATATGGTGCCCATGTGGGAAAAGGTTCGTATATTTACAAAGTTTTTGTGAAAAGTGCTAATCAAGGCACTTGCAAAGGCTCAGTAACACAAACAGAAAAAATGATTTTATTAAAATAA